A genomic window from Sandaracinaceae bacterium includes:
- a CDS encoding acyl-CoA dehydrogenase family protein → MPSPYSEEHDLFRKQVRQFAEKELAPHADEWERDRNFPNWVFKKAGELGILGAHYPEDVGGGGGDYWFSVVKSEELIRSETAGVTMGLLVQSDMATPCINELGTKEQKEEFLKPALAGDRIAALGVSEPGAGSDVAGIRTTAKKDGDDYVINGSKTYITNGTRADFITLLVKTDPDAGYGGISILLFPTDTKGFAVSKKLEKIGNHASDTAELFFEDCRIPKRYLLGEEGKGFSYLMQNFQSERLIGATSTLAGARRALDRSVAYGRERKAFGKPIMSREVWKHTFADLYTKVEAAHSLCYDTVADFNDERYVQRSAISMETVKKIAMCKLFVGDVANEVMDSCLQFHGGMGYLEELWVARAWRDQRLFRIGGGTSEVMKYMIAKIMGW, encoded by the coding sequence ATGCCGAGTCCGTATTCCGAAGAGCACGACCTGTTCCGAAAGCAGGTGCGTCAGTTCGCCGAGAAGGAACTGGCCCCGCACGCCGACGAGTGGGAGAGGGACCGCAACTTCCCGAACTGGGTCTTCAAGAAGGCCGGTGAGCTGGGGATCCTCGGCGCGCACTACCCCGAAGACGTGGGCGGCGGCGGCGGCGACTACTGGTTCAGCGTGGTCAAGAGCGAGGAGCTGATCCGCTCCGAGACGGCCGGGGTGACGATGGGCCTGCTCGTCCAGAGCGACATGGCCACGCCGTGCATCAACGAGCTGGGCACGAAGGAGCAGAAAGAAGAGTTCCTGAAGCCCGCCCTCGCGGGGGATCGCATCGCCGCCCTCGGGGTGAGCGAGCCGGGCGCGGGCTCGGACGTCGCGGGCATCCGCACCACCGCGAAGAAGGACGGCGACGACTACGTCATCAACGGCAGCAAGACGTACATCACGAACGGCACGCGCGCGGACTTCATCACCCTGCTGGTCAAGACCGATCCCGACGCGGGCTACGGCGGCATCTCGATCCTGCTGTTCCCGACCGACACGAAGGGCTTCGCGGTCAGCAAGAAGCTCGAGAAGATCGGCAACCACGCGTCGGACACCGCGGAGCTCTTCTTCGAGGACTGCCGGATCCCCAAGCGCTACCTGCTCGGCGAGGAGGGCAAGGGCTTCTCGTACCTCATGCAGAACTTCCAGTCGGAGCGGCTCATCGGCGCCACGAGCACCCTCGCCGGCGCGCGCCGCGCGCTCGACCGCTCCGTCGCGTATGGCCGCGAGCGCAAGGCGTTCGGCAAGCCGATCATGAGCCGCGAGGTCTGGAAGCACACCTTCGCCGACCTCTACACCAAGGTCGAGGCCGCCCACTCGCTTTGCTATGACACGGTCGCGGACTTCAACGACGAGCGCTACGTGCAGCGGAGCGCGATCTCCATGGAGACCGTGAAGAAGATCGCGATGTGCAAGCTCTTCGTGGGCGACGTCGCGAACGAGGTGATGGACAGCTGCCTGCAGTTCCACGGCGGCATGGGCTACCTCGAGGAGCTCTGGGTCGCGCGGGCGTGGCGCGATCAGCGCCTGTTCCGCATCGGCGGCGGCACGAGCGAGGTGATGAAATACATGATCGCCAAGATCATGGGCTGGTGA
- a CDS encoding sigma 54-interacting transcriptional regulator, translating into MSEYPDGSAPMRAPATKITYIDGRPTTITLRRCKLALKRGDSLKEYTYEQDVVSIGAMEDNDLVIDDETVSRNHCKIIREGDQYIIQDGGSTNGTFVNRVRIREAFLHENCTLSCGKTDIKFQPVDEKLHIVPSDRERYGEIIGRDRTMREIYAILEKIAPTDTTVVIEGETGTGKEVVARTIHQQSRRRDGPFIVFDCGAVPENLIESELFGHEKGSFTGATATRQGVFELAHGGTVFLDELGELQLDLQPKLLRVLEQREVKRVGGAKPLKVDVRVVAATNRDLEEEVREGRFREDLFYRLSVVRLMLPPLRDRREDIELLARHFLAGGRFNRDALGGKRVTDFSSDVLQRMQQYGWPGNVRELHNVVERAVSFAEADVVEVDDLPDHIAHPRDGSPISSEQTNPSIELPAVPVDQMGTFKDAKEQWVSTFEADYILALLRKNEGNISHAAREADIDRKYFRKLMKKYEISADDV; encoded by the coding sequence ATGTCAGAATACCCCGACGGCTCGGCCCCCATGCGCGCGCCGGCCACGAAGATCACCTACATCGACGGTCGCCCGACCACGATCACGCTGCGCCGCTGCAAGCTGGCGCTGAAGCGCGGAGACTCCCTCAAGGAGTACACCTACGAGCAAGACGTCGTGTCGATCGGCGCGATGGAGGACAACGACCTCGTCATCGACGACGAGACGGTCAGCCGCAACCACTGCAAGATCATCCGCGAGGGTGATCAGTACATCATCCAGGACGGCGGCTCGACCAACGGCACCTTCGTCAACCGCGTGCGCATCCGCGAGGCCTTCCTCCACGAGAACTGCACGCTGAGTTGCGGCAAGACCGACATCAAGTTCCAGCCGGTCGACGAGAAGCTCCACATCGTGCCGAGCGACCGCGAGCGCTACGGCGAGATCATCGGGCGCGACCGGACGATGCGCGAGATCTACGCGATCCTCGAGAAGATCGCGCCGACCGACACCACGGTCGTCATCGAGGGCGAGACCGGGACGGGCAAGGAGGTCGTCGCGCGCACGATCCACCAGCAGTCACGCCGCCGCGACGGGCCCTTCATCGTCTTCGACTGCGGCGCGGTCCCCGAGAACCTGATCGAGAGCGAGCTGTTCGGCCACGAGAAGGGCTCCTTCACGGGCGCGACGGCCACGCGTCAGGGCGTGTTCGAGCTCGCGCACGGCGGCACGGTCTTCCTCGACGAGCTGGGCGAGCTGCAGCTCGATCTCCAGCCGAAGCTCCTGCGCGTGCTCGAGCAGCGCGAGGTGAAGCGGGTCGGCGGCGCCAAGCCGCTCAAGGTGGACGTGCGCGTGGTGGCGGCGACGAACCGTGACCTCGAGGAGGAGGTGCGCGAGGGCCGCTTCCGCGAGGATCTGTTCTACCGGCTGTCGGTCGTGCGGCTCATGCTCCCGCCGCTCCGCGATCGGCGCGAGGACATCGAGCTGCTCGCCAGGCACTTCCTCGCGGGCGGGCGCTTCAACCGCGACGCGCTCGGCGGCAAGCGGGTCACCGACTTCTCGAGCGACGTGCTCCAGCGCATGCAGCAATACGGCTGGCCGGGGAACGTGCGCGAGCTGCACAACGTGGTCGAGCGCGCGGTGAGCTTCGCCGAGGCCGACGTCGTGGAGGTGGACGATCTCCCCGATCACATCGCGCACCCGCGCGACGGGAGCCCGATCTCGTCGGAGCAGACCAACCCTTCGATCGAGCTGCCCGCGGTCCCGGTCGACCAGATGGGCACCTTCAAGGACGCCAAGGAGCAGTGGGTCAGCACCTTCGAGGCCGACTACATCCTCGCGCTGCTCCGGAAGAACGAAGGGAACATCAGCCACGCCGCGCGCGAGGCCGACATCGACCGCAAGTACTTCCGAAAGCTGATGAAGAAGTACGAGATCTCCGCCGACGACGTCTGA
- a CDS encoding acetyl-CoA C-acetyltransferase, with translation MADAYIVDAVRTPRGRGKKAKDGKPGGGLSEVHPQELMGQTLNRLAEKAGFEKGSIEDVVLGTVSQAKEQGACIARNSILAAGWPDDVTGVSLNRFCGSGLQGVNFAAMGVMSGMQDLTIGGGVESMSRVPMGSDDAGIDGNNMNLRKKVVQVPQGISADLIATKWGFTREEADAFAAGSQAKAAAAIEENRFATSLFPVKDPKSGEVVLEQDEHPRPGTTAESLGQLRPSFEKLGAMPMGPNGETIDQLALIRYPDVKAITHIHHAGNSSGIVDGACAILLANDDGLKKHGLKARAKIRAMATAGAEPVIMLTAPTPASERALAKAGMKASDIDLWEINEAFAVVPLKTMRDLDIDPEKVNVNGGAIALGHPLGATGAMLLNTALDELERRDASTALITLCIGGGMGIATIIERV, from the coding sequence ATGGCAGATGCGTACATCGTCGATGCGGTTCGGACTCCGCGCGGTCGCGGCAAGAAGGCAAAGGACGGCAAGCCCGGCGGCGGCCTGAGCGAGGTGCACCCGCAGGAGCTGATGGGGCAGACCCTCAACCGGCTGGCGGAGAAGGCGGGCTTCGAGAAGGGCAGCATCGAGGACGTCGTCCTCGGCACCGTCAGCCAGGCCAAGGAGCAGGGGGCGTGCATCGCGCGCAACTCCATCCTCGCCGCGGGCTGGCCGGACGACGTCACCGGCGTCTCGCTCAACCGCTTCTGCGGCTCGGGCCTGCAGGGCGTGAACTTCGCCGCGATGGGCGTGATGAGCGGCATGCAGGACCTGACCATCGGCGGCGGCGTGGAGAGCATGAGCCGCGTGCCCATGGGCTCGGACGACGCCGGCATCGACGGCAACAACATGAACCTCCGCAAGAAGGTCGTGCAGGTCCCGCAGGGGATCAGCGCCGATCTGATCGCGACCAAGTGGGGCTTCACGCGCGAGGAGGCCGACGCGTTCGCGGCCGGCTCGCAGGCCAAGGCGGCGGCGGCCATCGAGGAGAACCGCTTCGCCACGAGCCTCTTCCCGGTCAAGGACCCGAAGAGCGGCGAGGTCGTGCTCGAGCAGGACGAGCACCCGCGCCCCGGCACCACCGCCGAGTCGCTCGGCCAGCTGCGCCCCAGCTTCGAGAAGCTCGGCGCGATGCCGATGGGCCCGAACGGCGAGACCATCGACCAGCTCGCGCTCATCCGCTACCCGGACGTGAAGGCGATCACGCACATCCACCACGCGGGCAACTCGAGCGGCATCGTCGACGGCGCGTGCGCCATCCTGCTCGCCAACGACGACGGGCTGAAGAAGCACGGCCTGAAGGCGCGCGCGAAGATCCGCGCGATGGCGACGGCCGGCGCCGAGCCGGTCATCATGCTCACCGCGCCGACCCCGGCGTCCGAGCGCGCCCTGGCGAAGGCGGGCATGAAGGCGAGCGACATCGATCTCTGGGAGATCAACGAGGCCTTCGCGGTCGTGCCGCTCAAGACCATGCGCGACCTCGACATCGACCCCGAGAAGGTCAACGTCAACGGCGGCGCCATCGCCCTCGGTCACCCCCTCGGCGCGACCGGCGCGATGCTGCTCAACACCGCCCTCGACGAGCTCGAGCGCCGCGACGCCTCGACCGCGCTCATCACGCTCTGCATCGGCGGGGGAATGGGTATCGCGACGATCATCGAGCGCGTCTAG
- a CDS encoding peptidylprolyl isomerase: MRRVILLSLCSVLACGLVVAVALAQEEAQGEPTAETPTEAQADAPEPSAADRARRAKVLARVGDETITIGAVEDAINEQSPFLRIRYRDPAQLREFVESMIRFELLARAAERAEIGEHDEVKRVVSQNAVQQLIRRDFDERITPESIPEETVRAYYDSHPDEFSRDERRRAAHIQVASREEATRLLEQAREADARAFRTLARDHSLDPETRLRGGDLRYFDSEGAPRNERDPRVDEAIAAAAFAIEEVGGVAPEPVQVGERWSIVKLTGRRPPEHRSFEQAGPTIRLRVWRETRQQELEDFVAQLRERAGVEVNYDLLRPIRLDPPEREDEATDTHAEGAANAPAPPPAVPGSPTDENP, translated from the coding sequence ATGCGTCGTGTGATCCTCCTGTCGCTCTGTTCGGTCCTCGCGTGCGGCCTCGTGGTCGCGGTGGCCCTCGCTCAGGAAGAGGCCCAGGGAGAGCCGACAGCAGAGACGCCGACCGAGGCGCAGGCCGACGCGCCCGAGCCCTCCGCCGCCGACCGCGCCCGCCGGGCGAAGGTGCTCGCGCGGGTGGGCGACGAGACGATCACCATCGGTGCGGTCGAGGACGCGATCAACGAGCAGTCGCCCTTCCTCCGCATCCGCTACCGCGACCCGGCGCAGCTGCGCGAGTTCGTCGAGAGCATGATCCGCTTCGAGCTGCTCGCGCGCGCGGCCGAGCGGGCCGAGATCGGCGAGCACGACGAGGTGAAGCGGGTCGTGAGCCAGAACGCGGTGCAGCAGCTCATCCGCCGCGACTTCGACGAGCGCATCACGCCCGAGAGCATCCCCGAAGAGACGGTCCGCGCGTACTACGACAGCCACCCCGACGAGTTCAGCCGGGACGAGCGGCGCCGCGCGGCGCACATCCAGGTCGCGAGCCGCGAGGAGGCGACCCGGCTCCTCGAGCAGGCCCGCGAGGCCGACGCGCGCGCCTTCCGCACCCTGGCCCGCGACCACAGCCTCGACCCGGAGACCCGGCTGCGCGGCGGCGACCTGCGCTACTTCGACTCCGAGGGCGCGCCGCGCAACGAGCGCGACCCGCGCGTGGACGAGGCCATCGCCGCGGCCGCCTTCGCCATCGAGGAGGTCGGCGGCGTGGCGCCCGAGCCCGTCCAGGTGGGTGAGCGCTGGAGCATCGTGAAGCTGACCGGCCGCCGGCCGCCGGAGCACCGCAGCTTCGAGCAGGCGGGCCCGACCATCCGGCTGCGCGTCTGGCGCGAGACCCGTCAGCAGGAGCTCGAGGACTTCGTCGCCCAGCTCCGCGAGCGGGCCGGGGTCGAGGTGAACTACGATCTCCTGCGGCCGATCCGGCTCGACCCGCCCGAGCGCGAGGACGAGGCGACCGACACGCACGCCGAGGGCGCCGCCAACGCGCCCGCGCCGCCGCCCGCCGTGCCCGGCAGCCCGACCGACGAGAATCCGTGA
- a CDS encoding kelch repeat-containing protein: MSHRPRLLPRPLPRPLLGAIALTALACGGPSAPRSAMTASAARRCVPVPREDMPVADDWEGGVVGLGDGRALFYGRRSAVIYEGATGAWRHRRLNADHWGSTLTRLPDGRVLALDASAREGQDAERGFFFDPADDTYAALAHPPFGVHRAAVLGDDAVVVVHGDGAHRLDLTTREWRALDPRLGRDDGFVVAAGGAVWIAGGYDEGEGRRDVWRVDERGATRSDPLPEPATGGRALALPDGRVLILADGDDGPARAWVHGGEGGWRALDPAPLERVDAAVSIGPDRVLVATRYGGAWILDVDAGTWSREARLPSRLADVALVALDERRVLLRAEDLDAVLDRETDTWHTSPERALPQVSALRPVGQTLELFGQIDALDRPRCGSVELLPRPASLRHAEAWAHLADGSALAVGADDEDARVAARRAAVGAPWVPVDAPPFQVERLLAVGDAAVGLAARDGRLEASVWRASDGWGPARHLDGWSDVGAAAAVGRALWVAGYDRDGAATLARFTPDDGAFEPRPLPGGRPCQLVEGPDGVPWAAVDRQSDAGATIVRFDARAGRWLDAPRTRVERDCPALVRDPGGALLAVGGVDGLVSVERLRPGADTWEAPRSLPLEYVSALAVRADGVLAALEHGDFASPLVLHDPAAEAEAPGAADEATFALAHPHGDGAAPSACAATPPPPLPTERAGHLLVPLTDGRVMLLGGAPRRPGRQVYVAAGGDDAWTEVAPLPLWPAAAAALPDGGVAVVARNASRSELSIHRWDPRADAWTAIGEPWRGYGEADVVARPDGSLVVVGGGVRLVDPASPEARELSLPAARYDRPPSGLGQRVQRRVEASSWRSQRATRLDDGSVLVTGGRRRVDGAPRMEARALRLEPGAAQLRAVADMRVGRTHHHATLLADGRVLVTGGLVTDPDPAPDEDGNIRVGDLGANARGTAATEIYDPATDRWTDAAAMHEPRYHHTATRLADGRVLVVGGVPGDAWGPQSTTAEIYDPSTDAWRRLELGSERSSHAAVRLSSGEVWITGGRGVSTRSAGGLSFSVEGACFAVSPEALEGVVAVTAADGTVLVVDRGGAVHRTDAAGRWWLVGARAPGVGWATALADGRVMFVGREAATLVDPNGGATRAAPPLLRTSVSDALTLSDGRVWVSGRMRGDAAEIWDPARDAWRRTPRAGLGRIVRATLLGDGRVLAVAGRSARVFDPETGGWSPGPELPFAVDARSTLDLLPDGRVMLIAEGGVAWLGLDGRWAVGAPRYARTGHRTAWLGSRGLAVVGGLPAREAIGGFVWSGRDDSLETAFASQRARAVRFAAAVGDTGEVVTVLSDFSVARVAPR, from the coding sequence ATGTCGCACCGACCGCGTCTCCTCCCGCGCCCCCTCCCGCGCCCCCTGCTCGGCGCCATCGCTCTGACCGCCCTCGCCTGCGGCGGGCCCTCCGCGCCGCGGAGCGCCATGACCGCCAGCGCGGCGCGCCGCTGCGTCCCCGTCCCGCGCGAGGACATGCCGGTGGCCGATGACTGGGAGGGCGGCGTCGTCGGGCTCGGGGACGGGCGGGCGCTCTTCTACGGTCGGCGGAGCGCGGTGATCTACGAGGGCGCCACCGGGGCGTGGCGCCATCGCCGCCTGAACGCCGATCACTGGGGCTCGACCCTCACCCGTCTGCCCGACGGGCGGGTGCTCGCCCTCGACGCGTCGGCGCGGGAGGGCCAGGACGCGGAGCGCGGGTTCTTCTTCGACCCCGCCGACGACACCTACGCCGCGCTCGCGCACCCACCGTTCGGAGTCCATCGCGCCGCGGTCCTCGGAGACGACGCGGTGGTGGTGGTGCACGGGGACGGGGCGCATCGGCTCGACCTGACGACGCGCGAGTGGCGCGCGCTCGACCCGCGGCTGGGGCGGGACGACGGGTTCGTGGTGGCGGCGGGCGGCGCGGTCTGGATCGCCGGCGGCTACGACGAGGGCGAGGGCCGACGGGACGTGTGGCGCGTCGACGAGCGCGGCGCCACGCGGAGCGACCCGCTGCCCGAGCCGGCGACCGGAGGTCGCGCGCTGGCGTTGCCGGACGGCCGGGTGCTGATCCTCGCGGACGGCGACGACGGCCCCGCGCGCGCCTGGGTCCACGGAGGTGAGGGCGGCTGGCGGGCGCTCGATCCGGCGCCGCTCGAGCGCGTCGACGCCGCCGTCTCGATCGGCCCCGACCGGGTCCTCGTCGCCACGCGCTACGGCGGGGCGTGGATCCTCGACGTCGACGCGGGGACCTGGAGCCGCGAGGCGCGTCTTCCGTCGCGCCTGGCGGACGTCGCGCTGGTGGCGCTCGACGAGCGGCGCGTGCTCCTGCGGGCGGAGGACCTCGACGCGGTCCTCGACCGCGAGACGGACACCTGGCACACGTCACCGGAGCGGGCGCTGCCGCAGGTCTCCGCGCTGAGGCCGGTGGGCCAGACGCTGGAGCTGTTCGGCCAGATCGACGCGCTCGACCGACCGCGGTGCGGGAGCGTGGAGCTGCTCCCGCGCCCCGCGTCCCTTCGCCATGCCGAGGCGTGGGCGCACCTGGCGGATGGCTCGGCCCTCGCGGTCGGCGCGGACGACGAGGACGCGCGGGTCGCTGCTCGCCGCGCGGCGGTGGGCGCGCCGTGGGTCCCCGTGGACGCGCCGCCGTTCCAGGTCGAGCGGCTGCTGGCGGTCGGCGACGCGGCGGTGGGCCTCGCGGCGCGCGACGGCCGGCTCGAGGCGTCGGTGTGGCGGGCGAGCGATGGCTGGGGACCGGCGCGACACCTCGACGGATGGAGCGACGTGGGCGCGGCGGCGGCGGTCGGGCGCGCGCTGTGGGTGGCCGGGTACGACCGAGACGGAGCCGCGACGCTCGCCCGCTTCACGCCCGACGACGGCGCGTTCGAGCCGCGGCCCCTCCCCGGCGGCCGCCCCTGCCAGCTCGTCGAGGGTCCCGACGGAGTGCCGTGGGCCGCCGTCGACCGTCAGTCCGACGCAGGCGCCACGATCGTGCGCTTCGACGCGCGCGCCGGGCGCTGGCTGGACGCCCCCCGAACGCGCGTCGAGCGGGACTGCCCCGCGCTCGTTCGCGACCCGGGCGGCGCGCTGCTCGCGGTCGGCGGCGTCGACGGCCTCGTCAGCGTCGAGCGCCTCCGCCCGGGCGCGGACACGTGGGAGGCGCCCCGGTCGTTGCCGCTCGAGTACGTCTCCGCGCTCGCCGTCCGCGCCGACGGCGTCCTGGCCGCGCTCGAGCACGGCGACTTCGCGAGCCCGCTCGTCCTGCACGATCCCGCCGCGGAGGCGGAGGCGCCCGGCGCCGCCGACGAGGCCACCTTCGCGCTGGCGCACCCGCACGGCGACGGCGCGGCGCCCTCCGCGTGCGCGGCCACGCCGCCGCCGCCGCTCCCGACCGAGCGCGCGGGCCACCTGCTCGTCCCCCTGACGGACGGCCGCGTGATGCTCCTGGGCGGCGCCCCCCGTCGCCCCGGCCGGCAGGTGTACGTCGCCGCGGGGGGCGATGACGCATGGACGGAGGTCGCGCCGCTGCCCCTGTGGCCGGCCGCGGCCGCCGCCCTCCCGGACGGCGGGGTGGCGGTCGTCGCCCGCAACGCGAGCCGCAGCGAGCTCTCGATCCACCGGTGGGATCCGCGCGCGGACGCGTGGACGGCGATCGGCGAGCCCTGGCGCGGCTACGGAGAGGCCGACGTCGTGGCGAGGCCCGACGGCTCGCTCGTGGTGGTCGGCGGGGGCGTGCGGCTCGTCGATCCAGCGAGCCCCGAGGCGCGCGAGCTGTCGCTCCCGGCGGCGCGGTACGACCGCCCGCCGAGCGGCCTCGGGCAGCGAGTCCAGCGCCGCGTGGAGGCGTCGAGCTGGCGCTCCCAGCGAGCGACGCGCCTGGACGACGGCTCGGTCCTCGTCACGGGCGGTCGCCGCCGCGTGGACGGCGCGCCGCGGATGGAGGCGCGGGCGCTCCGCCTGGAGCCGGGCGCGGCGCAGCTCCGGGCGGTGGCCGACATGCGGGTCGGGCGCACGCATCACCACGCGACGCTCCTGGCCGACGGCCGCGTGCTCGTCACCGGAGGGCTCGTCACGGACCCCGATCCCGCGCCGGACGAGGACGGGAACATCCGCGTCGGCGACCTCGGCGCCAACGCGCGCGGCACCGCGGCGACCGAGATCTACGACCCCGCGACCGACCGGTGGACCGACGCGGCGGCGATGCACGAGCCCCGCTACCACCACACCGCGACCCGGCTCGCGGACGGCCGCGTCCTGGTGGTCGGCGGCGTGCCCGGCGACGCGTGGGGCCCCCAGTCGACCACCGCGGAGATCTACGACCCGTCGACCGACGCGTGGCGGCGCCTGGAGCTCGGCAGCGAGCGCTCTTCGCACGCCGCGGTGCGCCTCTCGAGCGGCGAGGTCTGGATCACGGGAGGGCGCGGGGTGAGCACGCGGAGCGCGGGCGGGCTCTCGTTCTCGGTGGAGGGCGCGTGCTTCGCCGTGTCGCCGGAGGCCCTCGAGGGGGTGGTGGCCGTGACGGCGGCCGACGGGACGGTCCTCGTCGTCGACCGCGGCGGCGCCGTGCACCGGACGGACGCGGCGGGCAGGTGGTGGCTCGTCGGCGCGCGCGCCCCGGGGGTGGGCTGGGCCACCGCGCTCGCGGACGGCCGCGTGATGTTCGTCGGACGCGAGGCGGCGACCCTCGTCGACCCGAACGGCGGCGCCACCCGCGCCGCGCCGCCGCTGCTGCGGACCTCGGTCTCGGACGCGCTGACCCTGAGCGACGGGCGAGTGTGGGTGTCGGGTCGAATGCGCGGCGACGCGGCGGAGATCTGGGATCCCGCGCGCGACGCGTGGCGCCGGACCCCGAGGGCCGGGCTCGGGCGCATCGTGCGCGCCACCCTGCTGGGCGATGGCCGCGTGCTCGCCGTGGCGGGGCGGTCGGCGCGCGTGTTCGACCCCGAGACGGGCGGCTGGTCGCCCGGCCCCGAGCTGCCCTTCGCGGTGGACGCGCGATCGACCCTCGACCTGCTCCCGGACGGCCGGGTGATGCTGATCGCCGAGGGCGGCGTGGCCTGGCTCGGCCTCGACGGCCGGTGGGCGGTCGGCGCGCCTCGCTACGCGCGCACGGGGCACCGGACCGCGTGGCTGGGGAGCCGCGGGCTCGCCGTCGTCGGTGGCCTCCCCGCGCGCGAGGCGATCGGAGGCTTCGTCTGGTCTGGGCGCGACGACTCGCTCGAGACCGCGTTCGCGTCGCAGCGCGCCCGGGCCGTCCGCTTCGCGGCCGCGGTGGGGGACACGGGTGAGGTCGTGACCGTCCTGAGCGACTTCTCGGTCGCGCGCGTGGCCCCGCGCTGA
- a CDS encoding alpha/beta hydrolase: MAFGSKHQPVERTLTANGLKHHVLSWNDAAGTTIVCCHGFLDQAWSFQGVAQPLADAGFRVVAFDWRGHGETEHVGRGGYYHFLDYVLDLHALMPFLASGDVHVVGHSMGGTAVSLYAATHPGVAESVTLVEGLGPPAFDGEAPDKARTWLDSMDRFWRREPKLLTDLADAVRRLRMANPAMPTDIAYFLAEKGTVEVDGGLTWRFDPLHRTTSPSPFDPAEFGSFLARIEAPTLVVSGERGFRTADHEARVAALPNAEEIVLPDVGHMIHWLQPEALAEAILSHVG, encoded by the coding sequence ATGGCCTTCGGCAGCAAGCACCAGCCGGTCGAGCGTACGCTGACCGCGAACGGGCTGAAGCACCACGTGCTCAGCTGGAACGACGCGGCGGGCACGACGATCGTCTGCTGTCACGGCTTTCTCGATCAGGCGTGGAGCTTCCAGGGCGTGGCGCAGCCGCTCGCCGACGCGGGCTTCCGGGTGGTCGCCTTCGACTGGCGCGGGCACGGCGAGACCGAGCACGTCGGCCGCGGCGGCTACTACCACTTCCTCGACTACGTGCTCGACCTGCACGCGCTGATGCCGTTCCTGGCCAGCGGCGACGTGCACGTGGTCGGTCACTCGATGGGCGGCACGGCGGTGAGCCTCTACGCGGCGACGCACCCCGGCGTGGCGGAGTCGGTCACCCTGGTGGAGGGCCTCGGGCCGCCCGCGTTCGACGGCGAGGCCCCGGACAAGGCGCGCACGTGGCTCGACTCGATGGACCGCTTCTGGCGCCGCGAGCCGAAGCTCCTGACGGATCTGGCCGACGCGGTGCGGCGCCTGCGCATGGCGAACCCCGCGATGCCGACCGACATCGCCTACTTCCTCGCCGAGAAGGGGACGGTGGAGGTCGACGGCGGGCTGACCTGGCGCTTCGATCCCTTGCACCGCACGACCTCGCCGAGCCCCTTCGACCCGGCCGAGTTCGGCTCGTTCCTGGCCCGCATCGAGGCGCCCACCCTGGTCGTGAGCGGCGAGCGCGGCTTCCGCACCGCGGACCACGAGGCGCGGGTGGCGGCGCTCCCGAACGCAGAGGAGATCGTGCTGCCGGACGTCGGGCACATGATCCACTGGCTGCAGCCGGAGGCGCTCGCGGAGGCCATCCTCTCTCACGTCGGGTGA